The Chryseolinea soli genome contains a region encoding:
- a CDS encoding M1 family metallopeptidase → MKNLAVCLSLIAVIFYGCSPAEKPTEVMMIQDPHTFAAPGTATVTHLKWKATVDFDTKTIRATATWQIKAQPDADVIIFDTKGLTIDSVTLDDGRPANFKSGNPDSLLGRPLAVLIPSGVKAVNITYQTAPGAEALQWLSPAQTAGKREPFLFTQSEAILARSWVPCQDSPSVRFTYEADVTVPKQLLALMSASNPQQKNATGTYHFEMKQPIPSYLLALAVGDIAFKPVSARSGVYAEPSVVDTAAWELVDMEKMIAGAEELYGAYPWERYDVIVLPPSFPFGGMENPRLTFATPTILAGDRSLTSLIAHELAHSWSGNLVTNATWNDFWLNEGFTVYFEHRIMEKLYGKDYSEMLAMLSLQELKETIASLKAENLYGDTKLKLDLEGRNPDDGMTDIAYNKGYFFLRSIEEQYGRDKFDAFLKDYFAANAFHGVDTDGFIRYIKTYYKDKFSIALDEANFKAWIFTEGLPQNCPVPVSDRFAKVDAFLAQWKATGKTDDAVAKSWSTHEWLHFIKNLPDTLSPAQLKALDTFGHFTASGNSEILTAWLIKTIRFGYTPADAKLEDFLIHNGRRKFLSPLYNELAKTPEGIKKARAIYQKARPNYHFVATNTFDKLLK, encoded by the coding sequence ATGAAAAATCTTGCAGTATGTTTATCCCTGATCGCCGTGATCTTTTACGGATGTTCTCCCGCTGAAAAGCCGACCGAAGTTATGATGATACAAGACCCGCATACTTTTGCCGCTCCCGGCACAGCCACCGTGACGCACCTGAAATGGAAAGCCACCGTCGATTTCGACACCAAGACCATCAGGGCCACCGCCACCTGGCAGATCAAAGCCCAACCCGATGCCGATGTCATCATCTTTGACACCAAAGGCTTGACCATCGACAGTGTGACCTTGGACGACGGCAGACCGGCCAATTTCAAATCCGGCAACCCGGATAGTTTGTTGGGGAGGCCGCTGGCCGTGCTGATACCCTCAGGCGTGAAGGCGGTCAATATCACCTATCAAACAGCGCCCGGCGCAGAGGCATTGCAATGGCTTTCGCCGGCACAAACTGCGGGCAAACGCGAGCCTTTTCTGTTCACACAATCGGAAGCCATTTTGGCCCGGAGTTGGGTGCCTTGCCAGGACTCGCCCAGCGTCCGGTTCACTTACGAAGCCGACGTCACTGTGCCGAAGCAACTTTTGGCGCTCATGAGCGCTTCCAATCCACAACAAAAGAACGCGACCGGCACCTATCATTTTGAGATGAAGCAACCCATACCGTCATACCTGTTGGCGTTGGCGGTTGGGGATATAGCCTTTAAACCGGTCAGTGCCCGCAGCGGTGTTTATGCTGAGCCTTCGGTGGTGGATACCGCCGCGTGGGAACTGGTAGATATGGAGAAGATGATTGCAGGAGCAGAGGAATTATACGGCGCCTATCCGTGGGAGCGCTATGATGTGATCGTGCTGCCGCCGAGCTTCCCGTTTGGTGGCATGGAAAATCCCCGGCTCACGTTTGCAACGCCCACCATACTGGCCGGCGACCGCTCCCTTACGTCACTCATTGCGCACGAACTGGCGCACAGCTGGTCGGGCAACCTGGTGACCAATGCCACCTGGAACGACTTCTGGCTCAACGAAGGCTTCACCGTCTATTTCGAGCATCGCATCATGGAGAAATTGTACGGCAAGGATTACTCCGAAATGCTGGCCATGCTCTCGCTCCAGGAACTGAAGGAGACCATCGCTTCGCTGAAAGCCGAGAACCTCTATGGCGACACCAAACTGAAGCTGGACCTCGAGGGGCGCAACCCCGACGACGGCATGACGGACATCGCCTATAACAAAGGCTATTTCTTTTTGCGTTCGATCGAAGAACAATACGGCCGCGACAAGTTCGACGCCTTCCTGAAAGATTATTTCGCCGCGAACGCGTTTCATGGTGTGGATACGGATGGTTTTATACGATACATCAAAACATATTACAAGGACAAATTCTCCATCGCGCTGGACGAGGCAAATTTCAAGGCCTGGATCTTTACGGAAGGCTTGCCGCAAAATTGCCCCGTGCCGGTATCCGACCGTTTCGCGAAAGTGGATGCGTTCCTGGCCCAATGGAAGGCCACCGGAAAAACCGACGATGCGGTGGCCAAATCCTGGAGCACCCACGAATGGCTTCACTTCATCAAAAATCTCCCCGACACGTTGTCACCGGCTCAACTGAAAGCCCTTGATACGTTCGGCCACTTCACCGCCTCGGGCAATTCCGAAATTCTCACCGCCTGGCTGATCAAGACCATACGGTTTGGCTACACGCCAGCAGATGCAAAACTGGAAGACTTTTTGATCCACAATGGCCGCCGCAAATTCCTGAGCCCGCTGTATAATGAATTGGCGAAGACACCTGAGGGAATAAAAAAAGCGCGGGCCATCTATCAGAAGGCGAGACCGAACTATCACTTCGTGGCGACAAACACCTTCGATAAATTGCTGAAGTAG
- a CDS encoding acyl-CoA dehydrogenase family protein, which yields MSIIKKFKSTLGLLQTLDLEKIGRLSQKVDLNKMVGLVSSMKEEDLQKLIKFMEGGKKKHEFPEIDGDFYDLHDLLKPDEQAIIMQVREFMQKEVRPIVNSYWLKDEFPHQIIPQLAKLNICGLTYQGYGCPGRSSLLEGFLAMEMARVDCSVSTFFGVQSGLAMGSIYYCGSEEQKQKWLPPMQRMELIGAFGLTEPEVGSGAAGGLTCTCKRNGDKWIINGQKKWIGNATFADIIIIWARDLDDGNVKGFIVEKDSPGFKAEKIKGKMALRIVQNALITLTNCEVPEYNRLQEGHGFKDTAKVLRMTRAGVAWQAVGCGRGAYESALRYTNERKQFGRTISSFQMVQDLLVMMLSNLTAMQTMVCRLSQLQDSGRLTDEHASLAKVFCTLRTRDIVSHARELFGGNGILIENDIARFVADAEAIYSYEGTKEINTLIVGRAITGQSAFV from the coding sequence ATGTCTATCATCAAAAAATTCAAATCGACCCTGGGCCTTTTGCAAACGCTCGACCTGGAAAAGATCGGGAGACTCTCGCAAAAAGTAGACCTCAACAAAATGGTGGGGTTGGTGAGCAGTATGAAAGAAGAAGATCTGCAGAAGCTGATCAAATTCATGGAGGGCGGCAAAAAGAAACACGAATTCCCGGAGATTGATGGCGACTTCTACGATCTGCACGATCTCTTAAAACCAGACGAGCAAGCCATCATCATGCAGGTGCGCGAGTTCATGCAGAAAGAAGTGCGGCCCATCGTGAATTCGTATTGGTTGAAAGATGAGTTCCCACACCAGATCATTCCGCAGTTGGCCAAGCTCAACATTTGCGGGCTCACCTATCAAGGCTATGGTTGCCCCGGAAGATCGTCGCTACTGGAAGGCTTTCTGGCCATGGAGATGGCGCGGGTGGATTGTTCGGTGTCCACTTTCTTTGGCGTGCAAAGCGGGTTGGCGATGGGTTCCATATACTATTGTGGATCGGAAGAGCAGAAACAAAAATGGTTGCCCCCCATGCAACGCATGGAACTCATCGGCGCATTTGGTCTCACTGAACCGGAAGTGGGCAGCGGCGCCGCCGGCGGACTCACGTGCACCTGTAAACGGAACGGTGATAAGTGGATCATCAACGGACAGAAAAAATGGATCGGCAACGCCACGTTTGCCGACATCATTATTATCTGGGCGCGCGACCTGGACGATGGCAACGTGAAAGGCTTCATCGTAGAAAAAGACTCGCCGGGTTTTAAAGCGGAGAAGATCAAGGGGAAGATGGCGTTGCGGATCGTGCAAAATGCGCTGATCACACTGACCAACTGCGAAGTGCCCGAATATAACCGCCTGCAAGAGGGACACGGCTTCAAGGACACCGCCAAAGTGTTGCGCATGACCCGTGCCGGTGTGGCGTGGCAAGCCGTGGGCTGTGGCCGCGGGGCCTATGAGAGCGCGCTGCGCTACACCAACGAACGCAAACAATTTGGCCGGACCATCAGCAGCTTCCAGATGGTGCAGGATCTTTTGGTGATGATGCTGAGCAACCTCACGGCCATGCAAACCATGGTATGCCGCCTTTCGCAGTTGCAGGACAGTGGCAGGCTCACAGACGAGCATGCGTCGCTCGCAAAAGTATTTTGCACGCTACGCACCCGCGACATCGTGAGCCACGCCCGTGAATTGTTTGGAGGCAACGGTATTTTGATTGAAAATGACATTGCCCGTTTTGTGGCCGACGCGGAGGCGATCTATTCCTATGAAGGAACAAAAGAGATCAACACCCTCATCGTAGGCCGGGCCATCACCGGACAAAGTGCCTTTGTATAA
- a CDS encoding DinB family protein has translation MKTTKIVLTVVALLVTASVLVSFKRAENKRVAMEQMAQNVADWERAKAYTKSYLDASTDASINFKPTGEMRSFRQQMLHLAEANYGLSSAAAGKQTPVPFGSMEQSDKYKTKAELTTAVMDSYDYVIDIAKGMNDTKGAETCKVFNMDMTRQVALAKTFEHQTHHRGQTTVYLRLSNIKPPEEKLF, from the coding sequence ATGAAAACCACCAAAATCGTACTCACGGTTGTTGCTTTGCTGGTGACGGCCAGTGTGCTCGTCTCTTTTAAACGCGCCGAAAATAAGCGCGTCGCCATGGAACAGATGGCGCAAAATGTAGCCGACTGGGAACGCGCCAAAGCCTACACAAAATCTTATCTGGATGCTTCCACCGACGCCTCCATCAACTTCAAGCCTACGGGGGAGATGCGCAGCTTCCGCCAGCAAATGCTTCACCTCGCCGAAGCGAACTACGGGCTATCCTCGGCCGCTGCGGGCAAACAAACTCCCGTGCCTTTTGGCTCGATGGAGCAATCCGACAAATACAAAACCAAAGCCGAACTGACTACCGCCGTGATGGATAGCTATGATTACGTGATCGACATCGCCAAAGGCATGAACGACACGAAGGGTGCCGAAACGTGCAAAGTCTTCAACATGGACATGACCCGCCAGGTGGCCTTGGCAAAAACCTTCGAACACCAAACCCACCACCGTGGACAAACCACCGTCTATCTCCGGTTGAGCAACATCAAACCCCCGGAAGAAAAATTGTTCTGA
- a CDS encoding geranylgeranylglyceryl/heptaprenylglyceryl phosphate synthase — translation MSVLKTLRDRHALGKKSIAVLVDPDKAEDPARLLQLVNLASENCIDFFFVGGSLVTTSNLAEVVKVIKENVTIPVVLFPGNSMQVEPTADALLFLSLISGRNPELLIGQHVVAAPIIRNTKLEVIPTGYVLINSGRITSVAYISNTTPIPDDKYSLAACTALAGEMLGLQSIYLDAGSGAEKEISAKMIATVRKSVSVPLIVGGGINTSQKAFNALEAGADMIVIGNALEKNPNLLMEISDKVYEWNQSIEAGK, via the coding sequence ATGAGCGTCCTTAAAACCCTGCGCGACCGCCATGCGCTGGGAAAGAAATCCATCGCCGTATTAGTCGACCCCGACAAAGCGGAAGACCCCGCACGACTGCTGCAACTGGTGAACCTGGCCAGCGAAAACTGCATCGACTTTTTCTTTGTGGGCGGAAGCCTCGTCACCACGTCGAACCTGGCGGAGGTCGTGAAGGTGATCAAAGAAAATGTGACCATCCCCGTGGTGCTCTTCCCGGGCAACTCCATGCAAGTGGAGCCCACAGCCGATGCGTTGTTATTTCTCTCCCTCATCTCGGGCCGCAATCCCGAACTGCTGATCGGTCAACACGTGGTGGCTGCCCCCATCATTCGCAATACGAAACTGGAAGTTATTCCCACGGGATACGTGCTCATCAATTCGGGTCGCATCACATCGGTGGCCTACATCAGCAACACAACACCCATCCCCGACGATAAATATTCGCTGGCGGCTTGCACAGCACTGGCCGGCGAAATGCTGGGTCTTCAATCCATTTACCTCGACGCCGGAAGTGGTGCGGAAAAGGAGATCAGCGCCAAGATGATCGCCACCGTGCGCAAGTCGGTGAGCGTACCCCTAATTGTGGGGGGTGGCATCAACACCAGTCAAAAAGCATTCAACGCATTGGAGGCCGGGGCCGACATGATCGTCATTGGCAATGCGCTTGAGAAAAATCCCAATCTGCTTATGGAGATTTCCGACAAGGTGTATGAATGGAATCAAAGCATTGAAGCCGGTAAGTAG